The segment ataaaacagCCAATATTTCCATTTCAACAATACTtgaaagaaaaacatttaaacactaTTAAGAAAGCAATAAATGATAGTTTCATTAGCAATTTAGTAGCAAAATGGGCTGATTTACATGCAAAAGATATCTTGATTGTGAATAAATTTGACTACCCTGAATTTCTAACttactatttaaatgaaaatgattttaaaaaagatcTGGAAATCAGTgagttaattacattatttggtCAAGTTATAGAAGTagctaatatttttgaatttttgctCAATGGTAATTTGAAATGTTCTTTtgctatattttgtaatattttgaaaatgaattcCAATAATAATGGAAAGACCGAAGAaccattattaatgtatttaaattcaatgtatgtatttttgaaattggaCCAAATTGAATCGTTTCGTACTCTTGGATACAAAAGAAACATCAAAccgatatttgtattttatttattaatgaagttTTCAGATCATTTAGAGCCAAGTTATCGCAACAAATGCAatgctatatttttatcttatttatcaCACTTTGATAAAAGCATTTTCACAGATtgtaacattttgtattatgctgtttatagttttttgacattaaatcaagataaaaactatttatgtaaatgtgGATTCCCTTTGGATAGTATTGATGGCAAATTCAAAAAGCTTGGACAAATACTCATTGATTATTTATCTAGTGCTGATATAAATTTGGaacaattacatataattttacataaattcacaaaatgtaatgtaacCACAAACTCTTTGGAAGatgtaattaaatgtttttgtaaacAAGTGCCTCATTTTTGGcccattgttttaaaatcggctttaaatctaaatagtttgaaacacacaaaaattattcttgCTATCCATTTGGGTTTAGTGGATCAGTTAGAAGTACATTTGTTCAACAAAAGTGAATTGTTATTTGACAaactttttacattaaatcattattttaaaaatggccTTTGTTTGAATTGCGGCAATAttggagaaaaaaatcaaGGAATTTCATGGACTGATTTAACAACTTTggcatttcaatatttaagtcAAGAAGAAACTAGAAATCTACTCTTAaaacatagaaataatataccatGTGGAGATATTGATAAttggtaattataaataatatattttatactaaaatagacaaaaattagatttaattgttttattatgtttaggttttatcaaagttttattttgactCAGTTTGTTggttcaaattcaaaaaaagcTTTGATCAATAcactaaaatatcataataatatatcaatgatAGGCACAGAGGTAAGAGTCAACATATTTTTGGAACTAcagaatgatattttattttataatttgtttcttGATAGAactgtaaaaatacattaacaaCTTTGGAAGAAGAAATAGGTGAAACTATTCAGTTTAAAAATCtatcatcaaaaaaatcaCACTGGGGTACgcaaattgatataaaaaatagttattgtatTTGGTGTTCATTACCATTAAACTCTGATCCACTAATTAGAGGTAAGAATAATGGacttatatcatttaaatgtgGACATTCTTTTCATACTGTTTGTATTCGTCATCAAactgataatattcaatgtattgTATgccaaagaaaaaattaattatgatagaGTTAGGGTATAGaagtaagaaaaatgtttattttatattacttaaaatacttattatatgttgtataaataggtatcccatgtttatgaaataatcaaatgtttaaatacgcattattttataatgtattgatatggttcataaattataattgtaataaaatgttaataatttatacttctaTAAAAGATATCTTAAGTTAAGTaatgtgattatttttatttagaaaaatattatatcatattatattatattatattattggttttttaaaatgttaaaattggttaaaaattatttgtttattaaaaactatatttttgttacatgcgcatacaataatatcaaattgatTGTCAAGTCATTGAATGACACCACTATgtgatttaattgttttaatattgattatacctttatttgttaattttggtaaatatttacttgatttcACTCATTGATATTGTATTGATTACACAGTTTgaacatatgtatttaaattttaaatgttaaaaattgtattcaccTCATATAAAATCAAGGATTTTTAGTTGACATAAAGAGTTATGGGAGCAGTAAATTAtggattcattttttttttgctatcaaaggtaatgtataatattattttaaaatataaactatttatgtattattgttgtatgttACTCAAAACTTACATACACTGAAGTTCTTTGTAAGTACTAACAGACCAATTTGAATAAGAAATGGTGGGTTACGTTAACAAAATAGAAAACATTCTTTCCTAAAATACATTCtcacaattttaaacaatcaaaaataaatacttttattaatataaattaaaaagactAATGTATCACTtgttaaattatcttttacaataaaataataataaatatatatgtaaataaactcgacatttttactaattaattttttttcaaaccctGTATAAGACACTTTTCTGCTTAAGACGCTTTAAGAGAATAAATTCTTTGAAGAGTGTCTTAAATCAGTTTTACCTACTGTACCTAAACCATTAGGGTAAGTATAATAAGCCAGTGGCGAAATTATGAAGTGTGATTTGAGTGTCGTATTTGTATCaccctatatattaatataggtacttatttaaaactatactataatactatattatattctataaaaataatcttaaagaACTCGAATCCCTTATGCTAGCAGTTATACGCTCTAAAACatagctaaaataatattttaattcgtaataataaacactatgTGTtgcacaaatatattatatctattgtgGTAGGTACAAACATAAACTACCTACTGATCAgtggaataatattttatagcggAACAACATTGCACATAATCAGTGTTGTAacgtatataactataactatatttatatgcatgcaaaaatgtatacatctacttaatacttatattgaaCATATCATAATGGTTGTAATTAGAGGTActtatggtattatatatttatataatctagAAAAAATTATCCGAGGGAGAAATACCTATGGAAAAAGTACCCAAGAAAATAATAGCCGAAAGAAAAAAGCTCGTGGTATTAGTACCAcactatgtgtataataataaattataaataagatctataaatcaatgtaaaaaattaaatacattgttatacTATACAGGATAATGTTTGtcatagtagtataataataatctggcCACTCTtactcgtataaaataattcagaaaatatagtataatatcgtTGATTGattttcgataatatttttaatggttgTGTATTATTTGCAGACTActgcataattataaataataattaatacaatgtacctaagtctgaattttttaattattataatgcaattatgtaattttacattaataataattatctatttttggGAGACAactcgtatataattatttactacccGATCATAATAAGAGATAACTaaactgtatagtataatatattaattaactaaccAATTTCATcgggtatattttttatgggtATTTGAGGTATTTCTTCCATgggtatttttagattctgaacaaagtgatgaatgtattgattttacaatggtgtgtgttttttttttttttttttttgtgtctgtgtacagcataactagtcgaaataatgctccaatttcaaacaatgggggtggtttccgatgtaaaagtgaatatccttggtgcattatagaggtaaaaagttaacattttccaacacttttaaaaaaaatcgagaaaaacaaaaaaaaaatgacggaaaaacggcaatttttacgcaaaaccagttttcgaccaaatcgatttttttttatggttgtaattcaaaaactaatcactgaaaatacttgaaattttcaccaaatgttaatgtcagtagtatccgtatatagttaaattttcaaaaaattttgactttttttgagttatttatagaccactgaaattttcgatttttttgagaaattttttttaagtgtcgataaaaaatttttggatgaccaaaaagttttgaaaatttaatacaaggttccttatgagttgtttttaatgtagctaaaaaaaattaaaaatcgttagtcacaatttttttttataagcgtttttagttcaaatttttacgaaatctgtcgaaaacgcgaaaatttgcaagtaattttgaagttgaaaaatcataaaatttttttcttttataactaagttttgaaaatttggtacaaggttctccatacatttttcttcaaatatctgtaaaaaaaactctaccggattcagacaaaaaatttttacgagtgtttgaaatttaaatttttacaaaaaccgcgttaaataacagtttagcctcaaacgatttttgatatttgttattattcaaaaagtataagtcgtagatacttgaaaattttaccagttattaagattcgcgttttctttacgtgatttaaatttcaaaatattttgactttttttgagctatttatagacaactgaaattttcaatttttctgaaaaaatatttttgaagtgtcgataaaattttttggccctatcaaaatacttgaaaatttaatacaaagttcctcatatgttattcttatagtgattaaaaaattataagaatacataggcacaatttttttttattagcatttgaagttcaaattttgacgaaaattcgtcaaaattatgaatatttgcgaaatatttgaagttgaaaaatcataaaattttttgtgtttataactaaggattaaaaatacaacactaagttttccataagtttaccttcaagtatctatagagaaaactcgaaacatcattataggaaaaattttaagtgcgtttgaattttaaattttaacgaaatagcgtaacgataacgatttatcctcaaacgattttaaatatttgttattattcaaaaagtataagtcgtagatacttgaaaattttaccagttattaagattcgcgttttctttacgtgatttaattttcaaaatattttttaatataagctggtttttttaaaccaccttttttaccaaccactagaaattatatcctaggctgacaaatcatcttcgttcagaatcgtttttcgtatacaatgataactatcattggattcaaatttaacactcctataatatataataatgatccatacggcacctaatgtacagcagagcggtactcacttgcccactttttaatgattataagtattatagtaggtatatattatattaaagacaaaaaattgtttgaaaaataataagtaaaatgtaaaaatgtttcaatctaaaaaaaaaccatgacTAAATTTGGCCATttcaataaactaatattaccaATTGAAACTATAAGTATTAcagtttttgtattgtattatttaattttagttgttttagtttaatttaataatgaacataatataattcataaaattattgtaccttAAGGCTTATCGTTATCGAAAACGTTAAGTAAACCATTCAACAATTTTCTAGTGTATTTTGATAATCCAGTATTTTAAGATCTTAATAACCCTTTGTAAAATTACgtctaaatgatttataaaaattcacttaaatagtatatatttaacgtTGATTTTCCCATCTTCTTGAAGTAGTGAATTCTATTTCTACTCGAATCACTACATATTATGAAGGTTCTTGTGAATaagatttttactaaaatagtcATCTGAATTGCTTTCTTATTgggctacaaaaaaaaaaaaacaattcaatcAACACAAACAACTCAGGAAAGATGCCAAAACCTTcagttttgaaatttacaggaatcattttatactacaaattgtaaaaagaaattatggaggattactattttaatactacaataaatataaaacaatacaatatcattgaattttgatacaaacaaaatataaaaactaaagagAATCTTCACTACATGCAGATACATCGGtacatgtataatacctatacattgtatatgtCTTGTTTCTACTGAATATAGTTGACATAAGAATGTCAATGTCAATTtggtattagaataaaaaaaaaaaattaaaaatagtaaaaataaaaaaaataaaaaatagttaaaaatagttagattaaactaataatataataatatatatatttgttttatacatttttacatagcaACCGGTTGCTATAACAATCAGTTGCTATAAACAATCGCCGTCTCAAATGGTAACATTCTTGGTGTCGCACAAATTAACAGAATGACCCCCAGCCATAAGACATATACatgtcaaaacaatttttttttacagattctAAATGTTAAGTGCTTACCAAACAATCCTCCAAATTCAATACCGTTTCACGGACAAAATGTACCTGCAGCGCCTAACTCTTGGACTGGTCAACCAGCCCAAACAGTTCTTCAAGGAATGACAAATATTTTCGATGCAATGAATCCAAACCCATCACATAATCCATATgtgaataatgatgataatcaacaaaacattaaatatgatcAACAATATTCTACGCCGCAACCGTATAATTCACCACATTATAACAACtataatcaacaatattttatgtcacaGCCGTATAATGCACAACCTCATAACTATAAACAACAATCTCCTGTGTCCCAACCCTATAATGCACCACTTTATAACTATGAGCAACAACATCCTGAGCCCTCAACGTATAATGCACCACaggttattcaaaaaaatcaaaaccaaCACTCTAAAGAACCAcagttatacaatttacatccACCATCACAGAGTAGTGGACCAACAAATTCTCAGTCTTTCGGAATACTTGGACCTTCGCTCAAAGAATACCAAGAACAATTGCCGTCAAGTATAAATCAACCAATAGAAATATTACCAGCTTTTGGTCAACCTATAAATAACGCTAAAAACCAAGAAAACATACAGCAATCTTCTACCCAAATTCCTCCTATCCCAAATCAATCGCAATTGTCTCAAATGGCATCAAACTTATCGAATCCAATAGTCAAAGAATCTTCAAAATCTAAcggatataatattgatattaaagaaGCAGAATCACCAGATTTTGGCAAACCTAATATTAATgctaaaaaccaaaatattattcaacaatcTTCTCCACCGATTCCTCCTATCCCAAATCAATCACCATTGTCTCAAATGGCATCAAACTTATCGAATCCAATAGTCAAAGAGTCTTCAAAATCTAAcggatataatattgatattagtgAAGCAGAATCACCAGATTTTGGCAAACCTAATATTAACgctaaaaaccaaaatattattcaacaatcTTCTCCACCGATACCTCCTATCCCAAATCAATCACAATTGTCTCAAATGACAACAAACTTATCGAAACCAATAGTCAAAGAATCTTTCACTCCtaatggatataatattgaGATCAAAGAAGAAGCACCAGATTTTGGCCAACCTATAAATAACGCTAAAAACCAAGAAAACGTACAGCAATCTCCTCCCCCAATTTCTTCTCTCCCAAATCAATTCCAACTTTCAAAACCAATAGTTAAAGAATCTTTCACTCCTAATGGATATGATATTGAGAACAAAAAAGAAGCACCAGATTTTGGCCAACCTACAAATAACGGTAATTACCCAGAAAACATACAGCAATCTCCTCCCCCAATTTCTTCTCTCCCAAATCAATTCCAACTCTCAAAACCAATGGCTAAAGAATCTTTTACTCCTAATGAATATGATATTGAGATCAAAGAAGAAGCACCAGATTTTGGCCAACCTATAAATAACGCTAAAAACCAAGAAAACGTACAGCAATCTCCTCCCCCAATTTCTTCTATCCTAAATCATTTCCAACTCTCAAAACCAATAGCTAAAGAATCTTTCACTCCTAATGGATATGATATTGAGAACAAAAAAGAAGCACCAGATTTTGACCAACCTATAAATAACGGTAATTACCCAGAAAACATACAGCAATCTCCTCCCCCAATTTCTTCTCTCCCAAATCAATTCCAACTCTCAAAACCAATGGCTAAAGAATCTTTTACTCCTAATGAATATGATATTGAGAACAAAAAAGAAGCACCAGATTTTGGCCAACCTACAAATAACGGTAATTACCCAGAAAACATACAGCAATCTCCTCCCCCAATTTCTTCTCTCCCAAATCAATTCCAACTCTCAAAACCAATGGCTAAAGAATCTTTTACTCCTAATGAATATGATATTGAGATCAAAGAAGAAGCACCAGATTTTGGCCAACCTATAAATAACGCTAAAAACCAAGAAAACGTACAGCAATCTCCTCCCCCAATTTCTTCTCTCCCAAATCAATTCCAACTCTCAAAACCAATGGCTAAAGAATCTTTTACTCCTAATGAATATGATATTGAGAACAAAAAAGAAGCACCAGATTTTGGCCAACCTACAAATAACGGTAATTACCCAGAAAACATACAGCAATCTCCTCCCCCAATTTCTTCTCTCCCAAATCAATTCCAACTCTCAAAACCAATGGCTAAAGAATCTTTTACTCCTAATGAATATGATATTGAGATCAAAGAAGAAGCACCAGATTTTGGCCAACCTATAAATAACGCTAAAAACCAAGAAAACGTACAGCAATCTCCTCCCCCAATTTCTTCTATCCTAAATCATTTCCAACTCTCAAAACCAATAGCTAAAGAATCTTTCACTCCTAATGGATATGATATTGAGAACAAAAAAGAAGCACCAGATTTTGGCCAACCTATAAATAACGGTAATTACCCAGAAAACATACAGCAATCTCTTCCCCCAATTTCTTCTCTCCCAAATCAATTCCAACTCTCAAAACCAATGGCTAAAGAATCTTTTACTCCTAATGAATATGATATTGAGAACAAAAAAGAAGCACCAGATTTTGGCCAACCTATAAATAACGGTAATTACCCAGAAAACATACAGCAATCTCCTCCCCCAATTTCTTCTCTCCCAAATCAATTCCAACTCTCAAAACCAATGGCTAAAGAATCTTTTACTCCTAATGAATATGATATTGAGAACAAAAAAGAAGCACCAGATTTTGGCCAACCTATAAATAACGGTAATTACCCAGAAAACATACAGCAATCTCCTCCCCCAATTTCTTCTCTCCCAAATCAATTCCAACTCTCAAAACCAATGGCTAAAGAATCTTTTACTCCTAATGAATATGATATTGAGAACAAAAAAGAAGCACCAGATTTTGGCCAACCTATAAATAACGGTAATTACCCAGAAAACATACAGCAATCTCCTCCCCCAATTTCTTCTCTCCCAAATCAATTCCAACTCTCAAAACCAATGGCTAAAGAATCTTTTACTCCTAATGAATATGATATTGAGATCAAAGAAGAAGCACCAGATTTTGGCCAACCTATAAATAACGGTAAAAACCAAGAAAACGTACAGCAATCTTCTCCCCCAAATGAATATGATACTGAGATTAAAGGAGTAGTGCCAGATTTTGACCCAGTTATATATAACGCTGAAAATCAAGGAAACAAACCATCGTCTGCTCCTGATTTTCCTCCTaatcaatcaaaaatatctCCAATACCATCACAATCATCTTCGAAATTAACGCCTAATGAAAATACTATGCAGattaaaaatgacaatatGTCATTGAATTCTCTTTTAGGTCTTCCAGATGGTCAATCAGAACCACTTATTAATGATTTCGCGCAAAATGAAGatgttttaatagataattctCAAAcagatatacaattatttttaaattcagaaaATAATCAAGATGATTTTCAATTAGTAGTCAATGATATGCCGCCACAATTGCCAATGAACGTGCAAGCAGCAAATGCGATTATTGATTCACAATCAAAcgatttaataagtaatatggatttaaataatgatactgAAAATCTACAAAATACATCGAACGAAGATTCATCATCTGAAAATGTTGAAGATACTGAATTAAATGaagaatcaaaattaaaaaaagcaatGTCTGAGTCACTAGTTGTTGCGTTAGATGATACCGATACAGAAAATGATGAACTATATACATTAGGAAATTTGGTATTTGACGTACCACCATCAGAATTGGATAGACTATCCAATTACGATACTTCGTTTATTGTAGACACAGAAAATCCAAAAAACGTGAAAGAAGATAACGCTAAAATAACCGTCTACGCCAATCCTAATGATGTTCATATACTTCAACTATCTCCTAAACAGTCATCAACCAATGATAATAgttatctaattaataataatttattaaatactccaTCAACAGAAATGCCATTATGGTATTCCTCATTTCCAAATGGTGCTGATTacgttcaacattttaattcaaatactaataaacaaaaatctaattcatttttcaattttaatcaaaatccGGCTTATAATCAAATTCCAATGAACCtagaaaatagtaattattttaatcaacaagCTGCCGTTGATCAAAATCAGATGACATCTAAAATACAATCACCTGGTTTGTCACTAGATGATAATCAACCAAGTTCTATGGACAGCAGTGGATCTATTTACAAGAAAGTAGACTTAAAGAACCTTACTCCAAATAGTTCTAATTCGTggtctttattaaaaaaagattacaCAAAAAATCTACAGCCAAACCAAAACGACAGGTATACAAGTGGTGATGGTACAACACGCACAAGCTTTTTTGGAACACCATTGTCGTCTTACCAAAATAGTAATCaggaaatattaaacttacctTCAAACGATatgtttgtacaaaatatgatatcTGTAATTTCAAATTCGGTTCAAGCACCGTTAGACGGTACTAAAGCAATATTTGACATCACAAGTGCAAATTTTCCACGTTCTTCAGTGAGTCATATAATTCGTTTAACACACGCTATCGTACGATCTGTGATGCTAAATCTTCGGCAGACTTTAAATACAttcatgaaaattttatatgtaagtTACTCATCTAATTTGGGACTAtagtttgtgttttatttttaattttttttaaatgttaagggTCATCGAGTTAAGCGAGATTTCAATCCTTTTGAGGTCTTACATAATTTACCGGGTGCTCTAGTTAACAAATATTCTCTCCAATCTACTGCTGCGCCGACgacgaaatatataaattcgcCGTACTATAATCAACCGACTATACGGCAGGTACTTCCGTAAAACCacaattcatattaattcTACCCAGGCACGTATACAGAGAGGTTTTGGGGGTTCACCCTCCCCCCTCCTCCctgaaaattaatagtttgtagtatatttatatcatcattcaacgataaatattgattattgtaaatttctttttatgaACTTTTTTGCGTACCTGCCTAATTCTACCTACAAACGTGTTATCTGTACAGAGCAAACTACAACAGCTTTATTTGCAGGCCAACAAACGACAGCAGATTATTCTATGAGTCAATCTGTAACCAAAAATATGTTAGGACAACAACAGGCGTACGGTAACGAAATCGACAGGAATTACTACGGAtcgcaaaataataacattggaGTCGTACCGCAACCAGCGAGCActcaaaattatgttttaaattctttgaTGGATGCGATCACCTCTGCAGTACGTTCAAATGTACCTGCTCCGTACTCAATCGACAGCCCCGAAGTAAAACAATACACCCAGCAAGTGATCTTAACTGctgaaatagtttttaaaaatcaggTAAGAGTAAAAATTCGCTCTAATGTTATCTAattgtttaatgatatttattaattatatatacacgtaacaataaaaacttaagtGTGTGGGTAGTAGGTAGGTGCATTGTCCACGTAACATGTTGGatactattgtctattgaaTTGTAGTTAGCATAAAAGAAAATGGAActgattcaaaaatgtattaaactagctgtttaaatatttttgaacatcttaaataaaatatttttttatttcgggaATAAGACAAGTTGGGTCAAATTTTATTGactccaacatttttttaagattttaaatactacatGGTCtacatattgcatataaaaattGGTTAGAAAATTGTTTGAAGAAGCTAAGCTTTAATTATTAGGCATACttatgtaggtaattatcatttattagtgGTGTGTAGACGTGTAGTGGAGCGTATACGCAAGCACATGGCGTATACTCACTAATTCTCTGTTTTtctgtatatacttatagaatAACACATGATACGTGGTATACGTGTAAgggaatatatttattttacaaacttatttgataaataattattttgaatcaataaataaaaatataatgagtcATTAACTCATAAGTCCGGATCCATAGACCATATAGTATAAGGCAGGAGTGGAAAAccttatgaaatttttttttttcgaacgtgctatgaaaaatattatacgtatacattatatattcaatattgaccGATAAAAGCCTGCATgctcgaaatatttttacctattatgtatattataaattataatataataatattgtaaaaatattttaatttttcctatGCCTTCAAAATCTTTTCGCGTACTATGGATTTGCCATTCCTGGTAAAAATTCTATGTCCGGATCACACTATGCGTTTTGTCGGTTCGACCGCTACATGTTGCGGTGGGAACCgatggtttttttaatatggttCCGCAAATCGGTCTAGTCTGGCCCCGATAACgcgtttgtattatattaaaatattaatcatagatGTTGCGGATCGGTTACGTATTATTGGCAACCGATAAAACGTATAGTTACGCATAGTGTGATTCAGgccataatatataggttagtaatcataaaaaattaaaattttatataataatatatttctaggAGTATGATTTTAGACTGTAGTTTTAATTGCGGCAGGGTAGTAATTAgtaaatgcaattattataaatataaaaataataataacgtagtAGGTGTATAAGGGTTGGTTGTAGGGAGTGTAactacgtatttatatatatcatgcACAATATTAAGCGTAtactcactaaaaaaaaattacgactACATCACTatgataattatgtaatttacttGTATGCTAATGACTAATAAGACAACacctttaaaatgataaatactcattaataagatgtttaacttttttagtcatttttatatcttttaacattaataataattattaataggtacctaaatttaaacataataattttatcaaaattaaatcatataaattaatataatatatattttatttttttaataaaaattacatcaatATCGTggaatatgtaaatatattatattatgttcagtaGCATAAG is part of the Aphis gossypii isolate Hap1 unplaced genomic scaffold, ASM2018417v2 Contig00771, whole genome shotgun sequence genome and harbors:
- the LOC114130465 gene encoding uncharacterized protein DDB_G0283357-like isoform X4 — encoded protein: MTPSHKTYTCQNNFFLQILNVKCLPNNPPNSIPFHGQNVPAAPNSWTGQPAQTVLQGMTNIFDAMNPNPSHNPYVNNDDNQQNIKYDQQYSTPQPYNSPHYNNYNQQYFMSQPYNAQPHNYKQQSPVSQPYNAPLYNYEQQHPEPSTYNAPQVIQKNQNQHSKEPQLYNLHPPSQSSGPTNSQSFGILGPSLKEYQEQLPSSINQPIEILPAFGQPINNAKNQENIQQSSTQIPPIPNQSQLSQMASNLSNPIVKESSKSNGYNIDIKEAESPDFGKPNINAKNQNIIQQSSPPIPPIPNQSPLSQMASNLSNPIVKESSKSNGYNIDISEAESPDFGKPNINAKNQNIIQQSSPPIPPIPNQSQLSQMTTNLSKPIVKESFTPNGYNIEIKEEAPDFGQPINNAKNQENVQQSPPPISSLPNQFQLSKPIVKESFTPNGYDIENKKEAPDFGQPTNNGNYPENIQQSPPPISSLPNQFQLSKPMAKESFTPNEYDIEIKEEAPDFGQPINNAKNQENVQQSPPPISSILNHFQLSKPIAKESFTPNGYDIENKKEAPDFDQPINNGNYPENIQQSPPPISSLPNQFQLSKPMAKESFTPNEYDIENKKEAPDFGQPTNNGNYPENIQQSPPPISSLPNQFQLSKPMAKESFTPNEYDIEIKEEAPDFGQPINNAKNQENVQQSPPPISSLPNQFQLSKPMAKESFTPNEYDIENKKEAPDFGQPTNNGNYPENIQQSPPPISSLPNQFQLSKPMAKESFTPNEYDIEIKEEAPDFGQPINNAKNQENVQQSPPPISSILNHFQLSKPIAKESFTPNGYDIENKKEAPDFGQPINNGNYPENIQQSLPPISSLPNQFQLSKPMAKESFTPNEYDIENKKEAPDFGQPINNGNYPENIQQSPPPISSLPNQFQLSKPMAKESFTPNEYDIENKKEAPDFGQPINNGNYPENIQQSPPPISSLPNQFQLSKPMAKESFTPNEYDIENKKEAPDFGQPINNGNYPENIQQSPPPISSLPNQFQLSKPMAKESFTPNEYDIEIKEEAPDFGQPINNGKNQENVQQSSPPNEYDTEIKGVVPDFDPVIYNAENQGNKPSSAPDFPPNQSKISPIPSQSSSKLTPNENTMQIKNDNMSLNSLLGLPDGQSEPLINDFAQNEDVLIDNSQTDIQLFLNSENNQDDFQLVVNDMPPQLPMNVQAANAIIDSQSNDLISNMDLNNDTENLQNTSNEDSSSENVEDTELNEESKLKKAMSESLVVALDDTDTENDELYTLGNLVFDVPPSELDRLSNYDTSFIVDTENPKNVKEDNAKITVYANPNDVHILQLSPKQSSTNDNSYLINNNLLNTPSTEMPLWYSSFPNGADYVQHFNSNTNKQKSNSFFNFNQNPAYNQIPMNLENSNYFNQQAAVDQNQMTSKIQSPGLSLDDNQPSSMDSSGSIYKKVDLKNLTPNSSNSWSLLKKDYTKNLQPNQNDRYTSGDGTTRTSFFGTPLSSYQNSNQEILNLPSNDMFVQNMISVISNSVQAPLDGTKAIFDITSANFPRSSVSHIIRLTHAIVRSVMLNLRQTLNTFMKILYGHRVKRDFNPFEVLHNLPGALVNKYSLQSTAAPTTKYINSPYYNQPNSTYKRVIYYSMSQSVTKNMLGQQQAYGNEIDRNYYGSQNNNIGVVPQPASTQNYVLNSLMDAITSAVRSNVPAPYSIDSPEVKQYTQQVILTAEIVFKNQIDNILHGQSPTLNMY